From one Thalassobaculum sp. OXR-137 genomic stretch:
- the gcvP gene encoding aminomethyl-transferring glycine dehydrogenase — protein MTDTRMTVEQLHDQAAFIGRHIGPSPDESAAMLAALGYDSLDALSDAALPRSIHLDQPLALDAPKGEAETLAELAEIASQNKVATSLIGMGYYDTVTPAVIKRNVLENPSWYTAYTPYQAEISQGRLEALLNFQTMVADLTGMDIANASLLDEGTAAAEAMALGRKLAKNKGAVFFVSKRVHPQTIDVLRTRAEPIGIEIEVGDEFAGLPAEAFGYLLQYPATRGSVNDYRDIVERAHGNDAIVVVAADLLALTLLTPPGDWGADIVIGTTQRFGVPMGFGGPHAAYFATRDTHKRNMPGRIVGVSVDAAGRPAYRLALQTREQHIRREKATSNICTAQVLLAVIASMYAVYHGPEGLTRIATRVNRLAAILAEGLRRLGYKLDSDDFFDTITVNAPDHAATIWEAARVEGLNLRFLEGAVGISLDETSNRQTVERIWSCFWQGSKAEFTFEEIEAAFSDTVGDTIPQDLRRTSAFLTHPVFHENRSETEMLRYLRRLSDKDIALDRSMIPLGSCTMKLNATTEMIPVTWPEFANIHPFAPSDQTQGYLRLIGELERMLASATGYAAVSVQPNSGAQGEYAGLLVIRAYHRARGEAHRDICLIPSSAHGTNPASAAMAGMKVVVVACDDKGNVDVDDLKAKAEAHADNLAALMITYPSTHGVFEVKVREICQIVHDNGGQVYTDGANLNALVGLCSPCEFGSDVSHMNLHKTFCIPHGGGGPGVGPIGVAQHLVPFLPGHEELDSGENAIGAVSAAPYGSAGILAISWAYIRMMGAEGLKKATQSAILNANYLAKRLSDHYPVLYAGPDGLVAHECIIDLRPIKDACGVSVDDVAKRLMDYGFHAPTMSFPVAGTLMIEPTESESKAEIDRFCDAMIAIREEIRAVENGDVEVEASALRNAPHTSDDLLADAWDRPYSRRQAAFPLPGMEASKYWPPVSRIDNVYGDRHVICTCPPIEAYQDAAE, from the coding sequence ATGACCGACACCCGTATGACCGTCGAGCAGCTGCACGATCAGGCCGCCTTCATCGGCCGGCATATCGGACCGAGCCCGGACGAGAGTGCCGCCATGCTGGCCGCGCTGGGCTATGACAGCCTGGACGCCCTGAGCGACGCCGCCCTGCCCCGGTCGATCCACCTGGACCAGCCGCTCGCCCTGGACGCCCCCAAGGGCGAGGCCGAGACCCTGGCCGAACTGGCGGAGATCGCCTCCCAGAACAAGGTCGCGACCTCGCTGATCGGCATGGGCTACTACGACACGGTCACGCCGGCGGTCATCAAGCGCAACGTGCTCGAGAACCCGTCCTGGTACACCGCCTACACGCCGTACCAGGCCGAGATCAGCCAGGGCCGGCTCGAGGCCCTGCTGAACTTCCAGACCATGGTCGCCGACCTGACCGGCATGGACATCGCCAACGCCTCCCTGCTCGACGAGGGCACGGCGGCGGCCGAGGCCATGGCGCTGGGCCGCAAGCTGGCCAAGAACAAGGGCGCGGTCTTCTTCGTCTCCAAGCGGGTGCATCCGCAGACCATCGACGTGCTGCGCACCCGGGCCGAGCCGATCGGTATCGAGATCGAGGTCGGTGACGAATTCGCCGGCCTTCCCGCCGAGGCGTTCGGCTACCTGCTGCAGTACCCGGCGACCCGCGGCTCGGTGAACGACTACCGCGACATCGTCGAGCGGGCCCATGGCAACGACGCCATCGTCGTGGTCGCAGCCGACCTGCTGGCGCTGACCCTGCTCACCCCGCCGGGCGACTGGGGTGCGGACATCGTGATCGGCACCACCCAGCGCTTCGGCGTACCCATGGGGTTCGGCGGCCCGCACGCCGCCTATTTCGCCACCCGCGACACCCATAAGCGCAACATGCCGGGCCGCATCGTCGGCGTGTCGGTCGACGCCGCCGGCCGCCCGGCCTACCGCCTCGCCCTGCAGACCCGCGAGCAGCATATCCGCCGCGAGAAGGCGACCTCCAATATCTGCACCGCCCAGGTGCTGCTGGCGGTCATCGCCTCCATGTATGCGGTCTATCACGGACCGGAGGGGCTGACCCGCATCGCCACCCGCGTGAACCGTCTGGCCGCCATCCTGGCCGAGGGTCTGCGCCGGCTCGGCTACAAGCTGGACAGCGACGACTTCTTCGACACGATCACCGTGAACGCCCCCGACCATGCCGCCACCATCTGGGAAGCGGCCCGGGTCGAGGGCCTGAACCTGCGGTTCCTGGAGGGTGCCGTCGGCATCAGCCTGGACGAGACCTCGAACCGGCAGACAGTGGAGCGGATCTGGTCCTGCTTCTGGCAGGGCTCCAAGGCCGAGTTCACCTTCGAGGAGATCGAGGCGGCGTTCAGCGACACCGTCGGCGACACGATCCCGCAGGACCTGCGGCGGACGTCGGCATTCCTGACCCATCCGGTGTTCCACGAGAACCGGTCGGAGACCGAGATGCTGCGCTACCTGCGCCGGCTGTCGGACAAGGACATTGCGCTCGACCGCTCGATGATCCCGCTCGGCTCCTGCACCATGAAGCTGAACGCCACCACCGAGATGATCCCGGTCACCTGGCCGGAATTCGCCAACATCCACCCCTTCGCGCCGTCCGACCAGACCCAGGGCTATCTGCGGCTGATCGGCGAGCTGGAGCGGATGCTGGCTTCGGCCACCGGCTATGCCGCGGTCTCCGTGCAGCCGAATTCCGGCGCCCAGGGCGAGTATGCCGGCCTGTTGGTGATCCGTGCCTATCACCGGGCGCGCGGCGAGGCCCATCGCGACATCTGCCTGATCCCGTCCTCGGCCCACGGCACCAACCCGGCCTCGGCCGCGATGGCGGGGATGAAGGTGGTCGTGGTCGCCTGCGACGACAAAGGCAATGTCGACGTGGACGACCTCAAGGCCAAGGCGGAGGCCCATGCCGACAATCTGGCCGCGCTGATGATCACCTACCCGTCGACCCACGGCGTGTTCGAGGTGAAGGTCCGCGAGATCTGCCAGATCGTCCATGACAACGGCGGTCAGGTGTATACCGACGGCGCCAACCTGAACGCCCTGGTCGGGCTGTGCAGCCCGTGCGAGTTCGGCTCCGACGTGAGCCACATGAACCTGCACAAGACCTTCTGCATCCCCCATGGCGGCGGCGGGCCCGGCGTCGGTCCGATCGGCGTCGCCCAGCATCTGGTCCCGTTCCTGCCGGGCCACGAGGAACTGGACAGCGGCGAGAACGCCATCGGCGCGGTCTCGGCCGCTCCTTATGGCAGTGCGGGCATCCTGGCGATCAGCTGGGCCTATATCCGCATGATGGGGGCCGAGGGCCTGAAGAAGGCGACCCAGTCGGCGATCCTCAACGCCAACTACCTGGCCAAGCGGCTGTCCGACCACTACCCGGTGCTCTATGCCGGGCCGGACGGGCTGGTGGCGCACGAGTGCATCATCGACCTGCGGCCGATCAAGGATGCCTGCGGCGTCAGCGTCGACGACGTGGCCAAGCGGCTGATGGATTACGGCTTCCATGCCCCGACCATGAGCTTCCCGGTGGCCGGCACCCTGATGATCGAGCCGACCGAGAGCGAGAGCAAGGCGGAGATCGACCGGTTCTGCGACGCCATGATCGCCATCCGCGAGGAGATCCGGGCGGTCGAGAACGGCGATGTGGAGGTCGAGGCCTCGGCCCTGCGCAACGCGCCGCATACCAGCGACGACCTGCTGGCGGACGCCTGGGACCGGCCGTATTCGCGCCGTCAGGCGGCCTTCCCGCTGCCGGGCATGGAGGCCTCCAAATACTGGCCGCCGGTCTCGCGGATCGACAACGTGTACGGCGACCGCCACGTCATCTGCACCTGCCCGCCGATCGAGGCCTATCAGGACGCGGCGGAGTAA
- a CDS encoding response regulator translates to MDDVYQDLDALVVEDDEIQRKITVQALKVLGFASVRSAEDGETGLRACMDKLPDVIVCDIEMTPMDGMTFLRALRRTRMLKVREIPVVFLTSHNESATVQEAVKLGVDAFIVKPPTLKSLKSRIDVVLGIA, encoded by the coding sequence ATGGATGACGTATATCAGGATCTCGATGCTCTCGTGGTCGAGGATGACGAGATCCAGCGCAAGATCACGGTCCAGGCCTTGAAGGTCCTGGGTTTCGCCTCGGTCCGCAGCGCCGAGGACGGAGAGACCGGATTGCGGGCCTGCATGGACAAGCTGCCCGATGTCATCGTCTGCGACATCGAGATGACGCCGATGGACGGGATGACGTTTCTGCGCGCGTTGCGCCGCACCCGGATGCTCAAGGTCCGGGAGATCCCGGTCGTGTTCCTGACGTCCCACAACGAGTCCGCAACCGTCCAGGAAGCCGTGAAGCTCGGCGTCGATGCGTTCATCGTCAAACCGCCGACCCTGAAGTCCCTGAAGAGCCGGATCGACGTCGTTCTCGGCATTGCCTGA
- a CDS encoding VOC family protein produces MEQRVSLITLAVADLERSRRFYETGLGWAVVSGETEGIVCFQLGGLVLALYGREAFAEDAKLTGPAEAVRPSVALAHNTRSRAEVDAVMAEAVAAGAHPQKPAAETFWGGYAGYFADPDGHLWEIAWNPFSPLTEDGCFLWQA; encoded by the coding sequence ATGGAACAGCGGGTCAGCCTGATCACTCTGGCGGTGGCCGATCTGGAGCGCAGCCGGCGGTTCTACGAGACCGGCCTCGGCTGGGCGGTGGTGTCCGGCGAGACGGAAGGCATCGTGTGCTTCCAGCTCGGCGGTCTGGTGCTGGCGCTCTACGGCCGCGAGGCCTTCGCCGAAGATGCCAAGCTGACGGGGCCGGCAGAGGCGGTGCGCCCGTCGGTGGCGCTGGCCCACAACACCCGCTCGCGCGCCGAGGTGGACGCGGTCATGGCCGAAGCCGTGGCGGCGGGCGCGCACCCGCAGAAGCCGGCGGCGGAGACGTTCTGGGGCGGCTATGCCGGCTATTTCGCCGATCCGGACGGTCATCTCTGGGAGATCGCCTGGAACCCGTTCTCCCCGCTCACCGAGGACGGCTGTTTCCTGTGGCAGGCGTGA
- a CDS encoding choline dehydrogenase, producing the protein MREVDYIIVGAGSAGCVLANRLSADPDVSVLLLEAGGKDWNPLIHIPLGTGKLVRSSMHSWGYWTEPEPHLDNRRLYWPRGKVLGGSSSINSMIYVRGHPRDYDTWAQLGNRGWAWDDVLPYFKRSEGHVDRRADALHGTSGPLKVQRGRGDNPLYDAFVAAGVQAGMTRIDDCNGPEQEGVCRYDFTIHDGRRASAAVCYLRPALGRSNLTVETSALTHRVVLEGGRATGVEYTRGGSLERVHARREVILSGGALNSPQVLMLSGIGPADHLKKHGVAPLHDLPGVGRNLQDHLDIPLQYACPEPVTLHSLIRLDRAALAMAQAALFRTGPAATFPAEGGAFVKTRPELEMPDMQWHMLIGLGAKRVRLPWLWHLWKDRMDQDGFTIRMCQLRPESRGHLELASADPAAKIRIFANYYATENDRRVFRDGLRMARGWVAQSAFDRWRGEELNPGPSVTTDDQIDAYVRRISETIYHPVGTCRMGSDPDAVVDQELRVHGVEGLRVVDASIMPRLIGGNTNAPTMMIAEKAADMILGRAAAGDRAAA; encoded by the coding sequence ATGCGCGAGGTCGATTACATCATCGTCGGTGCCGGCTCGGCGGGCTGCGTGCTCGCCAACCGGCTGAGTGCGGATCCGGACGTCTCGGTGCTTCTGCTGGAAGCCGGGGGCAAGGACTGGAACCCGCTGATCCATATCCCGCTCGGCACCGGCAAGCTGGTGCGCTCGTCCATGCATAGCTGGGGCTACTGGACCGAGCCGGAGCCGCATCTGGACAACCGCCGGCTCTACTGGCCGCGCGGCAAGGTGCTGGGCGGGTCGTCTTCCATCAACTCGATGATCTATGTGCGCGGCCATCCGCGCGACTACGACACCTGGGCGCAGCTCGGCAACCGGGGCTGGGCCTGGGACGACGTGCTGCCCTATTTCAAGCGCTCCGAAGGCCATGTGGACCGACGCGCCGACGCCCTGCACGGCACGTCCGGCCCGCTGAAGGTGCAGCGCGGGCGCGGCGACAACCCGCTCTATGACGCCTTCGTCGCCGCCGGGGTGCAGGCCGGCATGACCCGGATCGACGACTGCAACGGCCCCGAGCAGGAAGGGGTCTGCCGCTACGACTTCACCATCCATGACGGACGGCGGGCCAGTGCGGCGGTGTGCTACCTGCGCCCGGCGCTGGGCCGCTCCAACCTGACGGTGGAGACCTCGGCCCTGACCCATCGGGTGGTGCTGGAGGGCGGGCGCGCGACTGGCGTGGAATACACCCGGGGCGGCTCGCTGGAGCGGGTGCATGCACGGCGCGAGGTGATCCTGTCCGGCGGGGCGCTGAACTCGCCCCAGGTGCTGATGCTGTCCGGCATCGGCCCGGCCGATCACCTGAAGAAACACGGCGTTGCCCCGCTGCACGACCTGCCCGGGGTCGGGCGCAACCTGCAGGACCATCTGGATATCCCGCTGCAATACGCCTGCCCGGAGCCGGTGACCCTGCACAGCCTGATCCGGCTCGACCGGGCGGCCCTGGCCATGGCCCAGGCGGCGCTGTTCCGCACCGGTCCGGCGGCGACCTTCCCGGCGGAGGGCGGGGCTTTCGTGAAGACCCGGCCCGAGCTGGAGATGCCGGACATGCAGTGGCACATGCTGATCGGCCTGGGGGCCAAGCGGGTGCGGCTGCCGTGGCTGTGGCACCTGTGGAAGGACCGGATGGACCAGGACGGCTTCACCATCCGCATGTGCCAGCTCCGTCCCGAGAGCCGCGGGCATCTGGAACTGGCCTCGGCCGACCCGGCGGCGAAGATCCGGATCTTCGCGAACTACTACGCCACCGAGAACGACCGGCGGGTGTTCCGCGACGGGCTGCGCATGGCGCGCGGCTGGGTGGCGCAGTCCGCCTTCGACCGCTGGCGCGGCGAGGAGCTGAACCCGGGCCCGTCGGTGACCACGGACGACCAGATCGACGCCTATGTCCGGCGGATCTCGGAGACGATCTACCACCCGGTCGGCACCTGCCGCATGGGCAGCGACCCGGACGCGGTGGTCGATCAGGAACTGAGGGTGCACGGGGTCGAGGGGCTGCGCGTGGTCGATGCGTCGATCATGCCGCGGCTGATCGGCGGCAACACCAACGCGCCGACCATGATGATCGCGGAGAAGGCGGCGGATATGATCCTCGGGCGGGCGGCCGCCGGGGACCGGGCGGCGGCTTAG
- a CDS encoding error-prone DNA polymerase, translating to MRPPVSPTPRYAELQVTTNFSFLRGGSHGEELVEQAASLGLAALAVTDRNTLAGVVHAHVAAKEVGLPLLIGARLDLMDAPDRLVFPVDRAAYGRLSRLISLGRRRAPKGECYLYRADLEAQDEGLLQVLVPPEDAAAFTPFADDLARAAARRPGDTYLAVSRLYRGDDAARVAALVELAAAAGAIPVATNDVHIHVPERRPLQDVLTCIREGVTVDAAGYRLAANAERHLKTPQEMARLFRDHPALVAATVDLAGRCRFSLDELKYEYPDEVAAGEDPQQRLIRLTLEGADERYDGAVPAKVRAQLDHELALIGRLDYAPYFLTVQDVVRYARSKGILCQGRGSAANSAVCYCLGITAVDPAQADLLFERFVSEARGEPPDIDVDFEHERREEVIQYVYAKYGRERAGLAATVISYRARSALRDVGKALGLSEDTVGALAGQVWGWRGDPVSDERVREIGLDPDDRRLALALALARQLAGFPRHLSQHVGGFVITRGRLDELVPIENAAMEDRTVVEWDKDDLEALGILKVDLLALGMLSCVRRAFGLLERHYGVSHSLASIPAEDPVVYDMLCRGDSLGVFQVESRAQMAMLPRLRPRCFYDLVVEVAIVRPGPIQGDMVHPYLRRRNGEEPVTFPSPELRAVLGKTLGVPLFQEQAMKIAIVAAGFTPTEADRLRKAMATFKRSGDIHKFNEKLVQGMIERGYEAEFAERCFKQIEGFGTYGFPESHAASFALLVYVSSWLKCHYPAVFAAALLNSQPMGFYAPAQIVRDARDHGVEIRPPDVNASHWDCTLEPRPDGAMALRLGLRQIKGMKEEHAAVLVAARGAGYGDPLDLWRRAGLGAPVLEVLARGDAFRSLGVSRREAFWAARALATAPDGPASGNEEDALPLFAAAEAKVALPAAPIGEEVVDDYASLRLSLKAHPVALLRSRLQEEGRVPCSVLESDAGLGRAGRRVRLGGLVLVRQRPGTAKGVIFITLEDETGIANLVVWADTFERYRREVLGAKLLGVTGRVQREGRVVHVVVEHLEDLTGRLAALTDGTLDRAGFASALDGATANADEVRRPTTDQRAEQSEAKKQRELDSDRRRAMREAREAEPVFEPEAPPVPARATRSEGIRHPRNVKPDLKVVSRDFH from the coding sequence ATGCGCCCACCGGTTTCCCCCACCCCACGCTACGCCGAGCTGCAGGTCACCACCAACTTCTCCTTCCTGCGCGGCGGCAGCCATGGGGAGGAGCTGGTGGAGCAGGCGGCATCCCTCGGGCTCGCCGCCCTGGCGGTGACCGACCGCAACACCCTGGCCGGGGTGGTCCACGCCCATGTGGCGGCCAAGGAGGTCGGCCTGCCGCTGCTGATCGGCGCCCGGCTCGACCTGATGGACGCCCCGGACCGGCTGGTCTTCCCGGTGGACCGGGCCGCCTATGGCCGGCTGTCCCGGCTAATCAGCCTCGGCCGACGCCGCGCGCCGAAGGGCGAGTGCTACCTGTACCGCGCCGATCTGGAGGCCCAGGACGAGGGCCTGCTCCAGGTTCTCGTTCCGCCCGAGGACGCCGCCGCCTTTACCCCCTTCGCTGACGACCTCGCCCGCGCCGCGGCCCGGCGTCCGGGCGACACCTATCTGGCGGTCAGCCGGCTCTACCGCGGCGACGACGCGGCCCGGGTCGCCGCCCTGGTCGAGCTGGCCGCGGCCGCCGGCGCGATCCCCGTGGCGACCAACGACGTCCATATCCACGTGCCCGAGCGCCGGCCGCTGCAGGACGTCCTGACCTGCATCCGCGAGGGCGTGACCGTGGACGCCGCCGGCTACCGGCTCGCCGCCAATGCCGAGCGCCACCTGAAGACGCCGCAGGAGATGGCCCGGCTGTTCCGCGACCATCCCGCCCTGGTGGCGGCCACCGTCGACCTCGCCGGGCGCTGCCGGTTCTCCCTGGACGAGCTGAAATACGAATATCCCGACGAGGTGGCCGCCGGCGAGGACCCGCAGCAGCGCCTGATCCGGCTCACCCTGGAGGGGGCGGACGAGCGCTATGACGGCGCCGTTCCGGCCAAGGTCCGGGCCCAGCTCGACCACGAACTCGCCCTGATCGGCCGACTCGACTACGCGCCCTACTTCCTCACCGTGCAGGACGTGGTCCGCTATGCCCGGTCCAAGGGGATTCTCTGCCAGGGCCGCGGCTCGGCGGCGAACTCGGCCGTGTGCTACTGCCTCGGCATCACCGCCGTCGACCCGGCCCAGGCCGATCTGCTGTTCGAGCGCTTCGTCAGCGAGGCGCGGGGCGAGCCGCCGGACATCGACGTGGATTTCGAGCACGAGCGGCGCGAGGAGGTGATCCAGTACGTCTACGCCAAATACGGCCGCGAGCGGGCCGGGCTGGCGGCCACCGTGATCAGCTACCGCGCCCGTTCCGCCCTGCGCGACGTCGGCAAGGCGCTCGGCCTGTCGGAGGATACGGTCGGCGCCCTGGCCGGCCAGGTCTGGGGCTGGCGCGGCGATCCGGTCAGCGACGAGCGGGTGCGCGAGATCGGGCTCGATCCCGACGACCGGCGCCTCGCCCTGGCCCTGGCGCTGGCCCGCCAGCTCGCCGGCTTCCCGCGCCACCTGTCCCAGCATGTGGGCGGCTTCGTCATCACCCGCGGCCGGCTCGACGAGCTGGTGCCGATCGAGAACGCGGCGATGGAAGACCGCACGGTGGTGGAATGGGACAAGGACGATCTGGAGGCCCTCGGCATCCTCAAGGTCGACCTGCTCGCCCTGGGGATGCTGAGCTGCGTGCGCCGCGCCTTCGGGTTGCTGGAGCGGCATTACGGCGTGTCCCACAGCCTCGCCTCCATCCCCGCCGAGGACCCGGTCGTCTACGACATGCTGTGCCGGGGCGACAGTCTGGGCGTGTTCCAGGTGGAAAGCCGGGCGCAGATGGCGATGCTGCCGCGCCTGCGCCCGCGCTGCTTCTACGACCTGGTGGTGGAGGTGGCGATCGTGCGGCCGGGCCCGATCCAGGGCGACATGGTCCATCCCTATCTGCGCCGCCGCAACGGGGAGGAGCCGGTCACCTTCCCGTCGCCGGAGCTGCGCGCGGTGCTGGGCAAGACCCTGGGTGTGCCGCTGTTCCAGGAGCAGGCGATGAAGATCGCCATCGTCGCCGCCGGCTTCACCCCGACGGAGGCCGACCGCCTGCGCAAGGCGATGGCCACCTTCAAGCGCAGCGGCGACATCCACAAGTTCAACGAGAAGCTGGTCCAGGGCATGATCGAGCGCGGCTACGAGGCCGAGTTCGCCGAGCGCTGCTTCAAGCAGATCGAGGGCTTCGGCACCTACGGTTTTCCCGAAAGCCACGCCGCCAGCTTCGCCCTGCTGGTCTATGTCTCGTCCTGGCTGAAATGCCACTACCCGGCGGTGTTCGCCGCCGCCCTGCTGAACTCCCAGCCCATGGGCTTCTACGCGCCGGCGCAGATCGTGCGCGACGCCCGCGATCACGGGGTGGAGATCCGCCCGCCCGACGTGAACGCCAGCCACTGGGACTGCACCCTGGAGCCGCGGCCGGACGGAGCCATGGCCCTGCGCCTGGGACTGCGCCAGATCAAGGGGATGAAGGAGGAGCACGCGGCCGTCCTGGTGGCGGCGCGGGGGGCGGGGTACGGCGATCCGCTGGACCTGTGGCGCCGGGCCGGGCTCGGCGCGCCGGTGCTGGAGGTGCTGGCCCGCGGCGATGCGTTCCGCTCCCTGGGGGTGTCGCGGCGCGAGGCGTTCTGGGCCGCCCGGGCGCTGGCCACCGCGCCGGACGGGCCGGCCTCCGGAAACGAGGAGGATGCCCTGCCGCTGTTCGCCGCCGCCGAGGCCAAGGTCGCGCTGCCGGCCGCGCCGATCGGCGAGGAGGTGGTGGACGACTATGCCTCCCTGCGGCTGTCGCTGAAGGCCCATCCGGTCGCGTTGCTGCGTAGCCGGCTGCAGGAGGAGGGGCGGGTGCCGTGCTCGGTGCTGGAGAGCGATGCGGGGCTGGGCCGGGCCGGCCGGCGGGTGCGGCTCGGCGGGCTGGTGCTGGTGCGCCAGCGGCCGGGCACGGCCAAGGGGGTGATCTTCATCACCCTGGAGGACGAGACCGGCATCGCCAATCTGGTGGTCTGGGCCGACACGTTCGAACGCTACCGCCGCGAGGTGCTGGGGGCGAAGTTGCTCGGCGTCACCGGTCGGGTGCAGCGCGAGGGCCGGGTGGTCCATGTGGTGGTGGAGCATCTGGAGGATCTGACCGGGCGGCTGGCGGCGCTGACCGACGGCACCCTGGACAGGGCCGGGTTCGCCAGCGCCCTGGACGGCGCGACCGCCAATGCCGACGAGGTGCGCCGTCCGACCACCGACCAGCGCGCGGAGCAGAGCGAGGCCAAGAAACAGCGGGAGCTCGACAGCGACCGCCGCCGGGCGATGCGCGAGGCAAGGGAGGCAGAACCGGTCTTCGAGCCGGAGGCACCGCCGGTCCCGGCCCGCGCCACTCGCTCCGAAGGCATCCGCCATCCCCGCAACGTGAAACCCGACCTGAAGGTGGTCAGCCGGGACTTCCACTGA
- a CDS encoding ATP-binding protein encodes MPAPITHNSAERAAVPFIGRYPGAFAAIVVAILTITAILLVLAINRIQTTQLEADAIARGESWSSALISVLESVDQVFEGGQLSEKDRSTIALASRIGGLEKFIIFDAAGTAIAASEPADLGTVNRSPYWVDSVLRGRVHATIEHQASGEFGPTEADAAPTGDGIVVAETYVPVFAGDGAGRRVIGAFETYLDVTDSARSYARIGFYASAAGIALIAAAAAIAVIFARRTLAYRLERETILAQARHSAESANRAKSSFLATVSHEIRTPMTGILATAELLEESGLDAEQKTMAGIVRRSATSLLGLLNQLLDQSKIEAGKLDIDPVPFLFAPSVLAVVELFSSAAGAKGLSLTVHIDDALPKTVVADSARIEQILANLLGNALKFTETGGVTVLAVPDSDRAGWVRVDVSDTGIGISPDAAGRLFDPFEQADSGTTRRFGGTGLGLTVSRQLAELMGGTLSVASTPGQGSTFTLTLPMPAAATVNADAAPSHRVPSAHLRVLVAEDDATLRWVIGRQLDRLGCAATIVEDGAAALAAWRGDPDAWDLIITDWHMPRLDGLGLMRALRDSGQDDPPVIMLTASGMPEEIETARRAGVSQVLVKPVQLDGLATALAAAEQGAERGAERGVERGGAAAAVPASVDDEKTEVLDTSALEELSGGDLEMVDLLLRDFARRLETDRQALAVADAETRRRTAHALRGAAAAVGAAALAAACERLEHDGDTDAWTSFERAANALAIRLRSRRQAVAENGANDG; translated from the coding sequence ATGCCAGCGCCCATCACTCACAACAGCGCAGAGCGCGCCGCCGTCCCGTTCATCGGGCGTTACCCCGGTGCGTTCGCCGCCATCGTGGTGGCGATCCTGACCATCACGGCGATTCTTCTGGTGCTGGCGATCAACCGCATTCAGACGACCCAACTGGAAGCCGACGCGATCGCGCGGGGCGAGAGTTGGTCTTCGGCGCTGATCTCCGTGCTGGAGTCGGTCGACCAGGTGTTTGAAGGCGGTCAGTTGTCCGAGAAGGACCGCTCCACCATCGCGCTCGCCTCGCGCATCGGCGGGTTGGAGAAATTCATCATCTTCGATGCCGCAGGGACGGCGATCGCCGCCAGCGAGCCGGCGGATCTCGGGACCGTCAACCGCTCCCCCTACTGGGTGGATTCCGTGTTGCGCGGCCGCGTTCACGCCACCATCGAGCATCAGGCTTCCGGCGAATTTGGGCCAACGGAAGCAGATGCGGCCCCGACCGGCGACGGGATCGTGGTGGCCGAGACCTATGTGCCGGTTTTTGCCGGCGACGGCGCCGGCCGCCGGGTCATCGGCGCCTTCGAGACCTATCTGGACGTCACCGACAGCGCCCGCAGCTACGCACGGATCGGCTTCTATGCGTCTGCCGCCGGGATTGCCCTCATTGCCGCCGCTGCGGCGATCGCCGTGATCTTCGCCCGTCGGACCCTGGCCTATCGCCTGGAGCGCGAGACCATTCTGGCGCAGGCCCGGCACAGCGCCGAATCCGCCAACCGCGCTAAGTCATCGTTTCTGGCGACGGTCAGCCATGAGATCCGGACCCCCATGACCGGCATCCTGGCGACCGCCGAGCTCCTGGAAGAGTCCGGCCTGGATGCCGAGCAGAAGACGATGGCCGGCATTGTCCGCAGATCGGCGACATCCCTGCTGGGCCTGTTGAACCAGCTTCTGGACCAGTCGAAAATCGAGGCAGGCAAGCTGGATATCGACCCGGTGCCGTTCCTTTTCGCGCCTTCCGTGCTTGCCGTCGTCGAGCTGTTCTCGTCGGCGGCCGGCGCCAAGGGCCTGAGCCTCACCGTCCACATCGACGACGCGCTTCCCAAGACGGTGGTTGCCGACAGCGCGCGGATCGAGCAGATCCTGGCCAATCTCCTCGGCAATGCCCTCAAGTTCACCGAGACCGGCGGCGTCACGGTGTTGGCGGTCCCCGACAGCGACCGGGCCGGCTGGGTGAGGGTTGACGTGTCGGATACCGGGATCGGCATCTCGCCGGACGCGGCCGGCCGCCTCTTTGACCCTTTCGAGCAGGCGGACAGCGGCACGACCCGGCGGTTCGGCGGAACCGGCCTGGGACTGACGGTCTCGCGACAACTGGCGGAGCTCATGGGCGGGACGTTGTCGGTCGCCAGCACACCCGGACAGGGCAGCACCTTCACATTAACACTGCCGATGCCGGCCGCCGCCACGGTGAATGCGGATGCCGCCCCGTCGCACCGCGTGCCGAGTGCGCATCTGCGGGTGCTGGTGGCCGAAGACGACGCGACTCTGCGCTGGGTGATCGGTCGCCAGTTGGATCGGCTGGGATGCGCGGCCACTATTGTCGAGGATGGGGCGGCCGCCCTAGCCGCGTGGCGTGGCGATCCAGACGCCTGGGATCTCATCATCACCGATTGGCACATGCCGCGTCTCGACGGCTTGGGGCTGATGCGGGCCTTGCGGGACAGCGGACAGGACGATCCGCCGGTGATCATGCTGACGGCGTCGGGCATGCCCGAGGAGATTGAGACCGCCCGCCGAGCGGGGGTGAGCCAGGTGCTGGTCAAGCCGGTGCAGCTCGACGGTTTGGCGACGGCCCTGGCGGCTGCTGAGCAGGGGGCTGAGCGAGGGGCCGAGCGGGGGGTGGAGCGCGGCGGCGCGGCGGCGGCCGTGCCGGCGTCGGTGGACGACGAGAAGACCGAGGTCCTCGACACCTCGGCACTGGAAGAGCTGAGCGGCGGCGATCTGGAGATGGTCGATCTTCTGCTGCGCGACTTCGCCCGGCGGCTGGAAACCGACCGACAGGCTCTCGCGGTGGCGGACGCTGAGACCCGCCGCCGGACGGCCCATGCCCTGCGCGGGGCCGCGGCCGCCGTGGGGGCCGCCGCCCTGGCGGCGGCGTGCGAGCGTCTGGAACACGACGGCGATACCGACGCCTGGACGTCCTTCGAGCGAGCGGCTAATGCGTTGGCGATCAGGTTGCGGTCACGCAGGCAGGCGGTTGCCGAAAACGGGGCAAACGATGGATGA